Proteins encoded together in one Carya illinoinensis cultivar Pawnee chromosome 3, C.illinoinensisPawnee_v1, whole genome shotgun sequence window:
- the LOC122304812 gene encoding uncharacterized protein LOC122304812, producing the protein MLLNLLRTAFPDAELPHSYEESKSLEWGLDINYHKIHACPNDCILFWKENANLNECPTCKASRWVPNTHKASLIPQKVLRHFPLKPRLQRLFMTANIAREMRWHKEQRPIDESSMRHPADAESWKRFDEDHSWFTQDARNVRLGLASDDFNPFNNMAKPYSIWPVILVSYNLPPWLCMKDQFFMTSLIIPGPKYAGNDIDVYLQPLVDELLEFWEQGVPMYDASTKETFMLHAALMWTINDFPAYGILSGWSTKARLACPSCNEGTDSNWLKYGRKHCYMGHHHFLPSDHMWQKRKNLFNGKEDHRIQPSVLEGSDILAQLLMLGDVQFGKSHRKRKRTVEELNWTKYSIFFKLPYWVTLRLRHNLDVMHIEKNIFNNILCTLMNITGKIKDNINSRCDLEILGFRKELHLKYDGERVTMPQALISGLKSHDCHVFMQRLLPIAVGGILRTDIALALIELCTFFKGLCARTLDVYQISQFEIDIATILCKLEMIFPPSFFDIMVHLAVHLPREAILGGPVQYREHYEKCRVHIPNCIDQTHRTEFPNWLKKRVQDQRITNPLGVTGDLYALACGPERWVASYTACVINGKRFHMKQRELRRRTQNSGVVVTGDENTNNVDFYGVINEIIELHYMGWRRVYLFMCDWFDVIRDKGYELITI; encoded by the exons ATGCTACTTAACTTGTTACGGACTGCCTTTCCTGATGCTGAATTGCCACATTCATATGAGgaatcaaagtcattggagtGGGGTTTGGATATAAATTAtcacaaaattcatgcatgtccCAATGACTGCATtttattctggaaggaaaatgctaatcttAATGAATGTCCTACCTGTAAGGCTTCAAGGTGGGTGCCTAATACACACAAGGCTAGTCTTATCCCTCAAAAAGTGTTAaggcattttcctttgaagccaagATTGCAACGTCTTTTCATGACTGCAAATATAGCCCGTgaaatgagatggcataaagagcaacGGCCAATCGATGAGTCTAGTATGAGACATCCTGCAGACGCAGAGTCCTGGAAGAGATTTGATGAGGACCATAGTTGGTTCACACAGGATGctcgcaatgttaggcttggcCTGGCAAGTGACGATTTCAATCCCTTCAATAATATGGCTAAACcgtatagcatttggccagtaaTCTTGGTATCGTATAACTTGCCACCTTGGTTGTGTATGAAGgaccaattcttcatgacatccctCATTATTCCTGGGCCAAAATATGCGGGTAATGACATTGATGTTTATTTGCAACCGTTAGTCGATGAACTGCTTGAATTTTGGGAACAAGGGGTACCTATGTATGATGCCTCCACAAAGGAAACCTTCATGTTGCACGCTGCTTTaatgtggacaatcaatgactttccagCATATGGGATTCTTTCTGGGTGGTCAACAAAAGCAAGATTGGCTTGTCCATCTTGTAATGAGGGCACTGACTCCAATTGGTTAAAGTATGgtcgaaaacattgttatatgggacatcATCATTTCTTGCCATCCGATCACATGTGGCAAAAGAGGAAAAATTTgttcaatggtaaagaagatcatcgcATTCAACCAAGTGTTTTAGAAGGATCAGATATTTTAGCTCAACTTCTGATGCTTGGGGATGTGCAATTTGGTAAATCTCATCGAAAGAGAAAACGCACTGTTGAAGAGTTGAACTGGACAAAATATAGCATTTTCTTCAAACTACCGTATTGGGTAACCCTGCGTCTTCGACATAATCTagatgtcatgcatattgaaaagaatattttcaataacatCTTGTGCACTTTAATGAACATAACTGGTAAAATTAAAGATAATATCAATTCTCGATGTGACTTGGAGATTTTGGGAtttagaaaagaattacatttgaagtaTGATGGTGAACGTGTTACAATGCCACAAGCATT AATCTCAGGATTGAAAAGCCATGACTGTCATGTCTTCATGCAAAGACTACTTCCTATTGCTGTGGGGGGGATTTTACGAACTGATATTGCATTGGCCTTGATTGAACTGTGCACTTTCTTCAAGGGGTTGTGTGCTCGAACCCTGGATGTTTACCAAATATCCCAGTTTGAAATTGATATTGCCACAATTCTAtgcaaattggagatgatatttcCCCCATCTTTTTTCGATATCATGGTCCACCTAGCAGTCCACTTACCCCGTGAGGCCATACTtgggggtccagtacaatatag GGAGCATTACGAGAAATGTAGGGTGCACATCCCTAATTGTATCGATCAAACACATCGTACTGAATTTCCAAATTGGTTGAAGAAACGT GTTCAAGACCAGCGTATCACCAACCCACTTGGGGTGACCGGTGATCTATATGCATTAGCCTGTGGTCCAGAACGGTGGGTTGCATCCTATACTGCTTGCGTTATAAATGGCAAAAGGTTTCATATGAAACAACGTGAACTTCGGCGCCGTACACAAAATTCAGGGGTAGTGGTAACTGGGGAtgaaaatactaataatgtagacttCTACGGTGTTATTAATGAGATCATAGAGTTAcactacatgggttggcgtcgGGTGTACTTGTTCatgtgtgattggtttgacgtgATCCGAGACAAGGGGTACGAGTTGATAACCATATAA